DNA from Opitutus sp. ER46:
TCGTCTCCGCGGTCACCATTCGGATGCTCGATAAGTCGGGCGGCAGCTAAATTTCAAAAATCCGTGCCAACGGCATCAAGGTCGTCGAGACTCATCACGGGGGAATACATGACGCTCTTCAAGTCCGTGGAGCGCGGATACGCGTAGTATTGGGTGCCGATCGCCTTCTTGACCATTTTGTAGAGCCGCAGTTTGGTGACCTCGGGCGTGTCTTTCTTTCCAAAAAACGAGTCGCTCAAACGAGCCATCGACACGACCGATAACCGCTCTGGCGGAAAGTGCATGGCGAACAAAAACCGGGTTCCGCCGTCCTCACTGTTGAGATCGTCCCGCGTGAGCACCACGAAGATCGTCTTGGGCGTGACATCGTAGAGCCGCTGGAGCGGCACTTTTAATTCGTCGCGCACGCGCTCGCCCAGCATCTGCTTCGACGGCCCGAACATTTTCGGCGTGCGACCGGCGTGGACCGTCGCGCGCACGTTCAGGCAAAGCTCGGCGGAAAATTTCTTTTCCAACTCCCGCGCATACTCAGGCGGGAAGCCCTCCAACGGCATGAGCCAGACATCCACCGGCTTGTCAGGAATCGCAGGCTGCGCCGATTCCTTAGTCGCAGACGACGCGACCGGCTCGGGCTTGCTCGGCGTGGTCGCGCAGCCTGACACAACCGTAATCGCGATCAGGAGCAGAAGGATTCGTTTCAAGCTACTCGTGCCTCTTTGGATCATCGGCGGGTGAGGACGATAGCCAACAAGAACGTCACGACCCAGACGATGAGGAACCAGCGGGACAACAGTTTCCAACCCGGCGGCGCATAGCGTGAATACATTTCTGAAAAGCTGTCTGTGCTACTGCATTCTTCCCAGGTTGCGTTCTCCCGACAGACTGAGCGGGTCCAGAGCGTCCAGACCAGAAAGAGGAAAGCATAAACAACGCATACGGCGGTCATTTTTTGCAGGTGGTTGCCGAACTATTGCCACTCGACCCCGCCGCTTCCATAGCGGCCAGAACCCATGTCGCTAGCGCAATCTCGCCACCAAACTGGGGCGGAGTATAAAATGCGAGTCCGACATCCAACAATCCACCTGCCAAGGGTTCTCCTGCGATCGTTCCCGCAGCTCCAAGCGGACCGCTGCCACCGAGACCGGTGGGAGCCTGGCCGTTGAGCTTGTAGGCTGCATCACCTGCCAACGTGCCGAGCACAAACCCATTGGCTACCCAGCTAACCATGTGCTTTACTGTCTGCGCACCTGTTAACTTACCCGCGTTAAGAGCGACCGCACTTATCGCGAACCCCTCACCCGATGCGATATAGCCGCCCACTTTTACTGGCGTCATGATCGCGGAGAACAGCTCTTGTTTTTGAGTATTTCCACCGAAGGTTGCGATGTCCTTAACGGCGCCTCCGAACGCCTGACCAGCCTGCACGTAAGACTGCCCGACTGCTTTGGCCATTCCGCCCACCGTCGTCGGTCCATTGTAGGTGTAGGAGCCAGGCGGAACTGGCGCAGGCATAGGTCCGAACCCAGCGATAAAATCCTGAAGCCCGCTCGGGTCCGTCTTGCTGATCGGATTGTTGCTGACGAAGGCATACCAGTTGAGTCCCCCGCCAAAGCCGATGGGGTCGGCGTTGAGGAACCGCATCAGCCGCGGGTTGTAGTAGCGGTTGCGCATGCAGATCAGTCCGTTGGTATCGGTCATCACGCCGTATTCCCCGTTGAAGAGGAACGGGGTGTCGGTGCTGCCGGTGCGCTCGGTGATCGTCCCGTAAGGCGCGTACCCGATCCGGTCGGTCACGTTCTGGCTGTCGTCGGTCAGGACCAGGGTGCTGCCGACTTGGTTGCCGTGGTACGTCCGGGTCACGCCACCGGATTCCTGGTACAGCAGTCCATGCCCGTACACGTAGTAGGTGGTCACGCCGCCTTTCGTCCGTCGCAACACCCGGGATAGCGCCGCATTGGGGTCCACCAGGAAGCTTGCCGCGCCGGTGCCGGTCACCGCCGTCCGCAGGCCGTCCGGATTGTAGGTGTATCCGGAACCGTCGAACGACGTCAGCCGGTTGCGCGCGTCATAGCTGTAGGTTTTCATCGCGCCGCTCGGCGAGGGTCCGGTCGTCATGTTCCCGTCAGCATCGCAGATCACCGTCTGGTTGTTCCATTTTGAAAGCTGGTTGTCGGCATCGTACTCCAGCGCATCGGTCGGCAGGCTGAACGCGGCAGGCTTGGGGTGCAAGAACAGCATGGCAGGGTTGAACTTCAAGGTTCGTGCCATGTCGAGGCCGCAGCCGCGACACTCTCCTCATGGCTCAGGCTCCGGTCAGGCTCGCCAAGCCGAGCCCTCCCTCCGCCTGAGCCATCGCTTCTCCCTGGTCCTTCGATACTGTTCCAAAAGGCACCTTCCGCTCACGACGGCCACGTTGTGGCCTTCCAAACCAAACGATAGATAAACCAGAAATAGCCTTCCTCCGACCTGCCGATCTCAAAATGTGCGAAACTTGACGGACACTACCTGCAATAACGCGAGCGCAGTCATCGCATCATCGAGCAGGTTGCGGCTATGGCCTTTGGCTTAAGTTCGCCAAGCCGTCGCGTAGGTTCTCGTCCGAAAGAGATTTCAGATCCTCAAAGGGAATGTGATACCGCATACACCAGGCCTTCCACTTCTTGCTTGATTCTGTGAACTCCGGACCGGTGCACAAGAGTGCCGCCATCCTGGTGTTTCCAGTCCGAGGCGGATCTCCTGTGGGACAGATTGCGACGACACGCAGTGGTAACGGTTGTATATCCGCAATCGATTGGGCGTGCTTCCCAAATATGAACATCTCGCGAAATACGTTTTCGGCGCCGTAGCTATGCCTCATGCGGGTTTCGAACTCCACCTCTGAAACGGAATCCCCTGACGTGTGTGCTAAAACAAACTTTCGCGTCCGTTCGTAAGATAGCACCGCAGGGTCAATCACAACTGTAATCCGCCCCCGATAATCATCGCGCTTCGTAGATTGAAATTGAACGACATCTTTCTTCTCAAACCAATATGCTATCACGACGACGATGCATACTAAACTGAGCACTATTGCATGTTTTATGCGCATAATGATCTCCACTAGTTAGTCGTTTTCAGGCGGAGGCAGAGCTGGAACGGCAACGGCTTTCCCAGCTGGAACCATACGGAAACTATCCCGCCAATTTATCATTGTGAAGAATGGGAAAAGCGCTGGACCAGTATACGTCGCAGCGTGATAATCGAACATATCACCATTTGGAAACACCAACGTATCCCAAGCGAATTCTCTCTGATAAGAAGCTACAATGTCATCCTTCGAAGGTAGAATGTCTCCGGTTGGCCTTCTGAAAATCGAACCTGGTAGCGAGATGTGATTATGCACTAATCGAGCTCGACGAGCAGGGCTCTTGCCAGACTCTCCTTCCCTATCTGATCCGAGTATCGCCTGGTACGTCCATCTTGTGGTTCCAACGACCGGGTATACCCAGAATATGATTTCTCGCCGATAATACCCCCCCATTGTATGCGAAAGATTGCCGGCAGTTTGCCGTGCTGTCAGGTAATTCTCAAATTGGCTTGGCTTGAGCTTTTCCAGGGCCTTTATTGGATCAGCATACACATAAAACGT
Protein-coding regions in this window:
- a CDS encoding peptidase, with amino-acid sequence MKRILLLLIAITVVSGCATTPSKPEPVASSATKESAQPAIPDKPVDVWLMPLEGFPPEYARELEKKFSAELCLNVRATVHAGRTPKMFGPSKQMLGERVRDELKVPLQRLYDVTPKTIFVVLTRDDLNSEDGGTRFLFAMHFPPERLSVVSMARLSDSFFGKKDTPEVTKLRLYKMVKKAIGTQYYAYPRSTDLKSVMYSPVMSLDDLDAVGTDF
- a CDS encoding RHS repeat-associated core domain-containing protein, translating into MARTLKFNPAMLFLHPKPAAFSLPTDALEYDADNQLSKWNNQTVICDADGNMTTGPSPSGAMKTYSYDARNRLTSFDGSGYTYNPDGLRTAVTGTGAASFLVDPNAALSRVLRRTKGGVTTYYVYGHGLLYQESGGVTRTYHGNQVGSTLVLTDDSQNVTDRIGYAPYGTITERTGSTDTPFLFNGEYGVMTDTNGLICMRNRYYNPRLMRFLNADPIGFGGGLNWYAFVSNNPISKTDPSGLQDFIAGFGPMPAPVPPGSYTYNGPTTVGGMAKAVGQSYVQAGQAFGGAVKDIATFGGNTQKQELFSAIMTPVKVGGYIASGEGFAISAVALNAGKLTGAQTVKHMVSWVANGFVLGTLAGDAAYKLNGQAPTGLGGSGPLGAAGTIAGEPLAGGLLDVGLAFYTPPQFGGEIALATWVLAAMEAAGSSGNSSATTCKK